One part of the Vitis riparia cultivar Riparia Gloire de Montpellier isolate 1030 chromosome 15, EGFV_Vit.rip_1.0, whole genome shotgun sequence genome encodes these proteins:
- the LOC117932758 gene encoding cucumber peeling cupredoxin-like has translation MVNVTVVALLIAIAASATPAASYTNHTVGGDAGWFFNTTTNTSIIDYSKWAANQTFSLGDFLIFKTNTNQTVVQTYNETTYQSCNTDDASDDDTFHYDAGSNEFGEAWTIAVALTIEGPNYYLSDADDGVQCQNGLSFAIDVKHGQGLPPSLNQPPPPPYMEPPSADSPPSPTVAVAGRQPSGNGDSRNAANMRAVLGVLLLLLV, from the exons ATGGTGAATGTAACGGTCGTCGCTCTCCTTATCGCTATCGCTGCATCGGCCACTCCTGCGGCGTCATATACCAATCACACCGTCGGCGGCGACGCCGGGTGGTTCTTCAACACCACCACCAACACTTCCATCATCGACTACTCCAAATGGGCCGCTAATCAGACATTCAGTCTCGGTGATTTCCTAA TTTTCAAAACGAATACCAATCAGACGGTGGTCCAGACCTACAACGAGACGACGTACCAAAGTTGCAACACCGACGACGCGTCCGACGACGACACCTTCCACTACGACGCCGGAAGTAACGAGTTCGGTGAAGCGTGGACAATCGCCGTGGCATTGACCATCGAAGGTCCGAACTATTACTTATCCGACGCCGACGACGGTGTGCAGTGTCAGAACGGCTTGTCCTTCGCGATAGACGTGAAGCACGGGCAAGGCTTACCTCCAAGCCTGAACCAGCCTCCGCCGCCCCCGTACATGGAGCCTCCGTCGGCGGATTCGCCTCCCTCGCCGACGGTGGCAGTCGCTGGACGCCAGCCCTCTGGCAACGGTGATTCAAGGAATGCTGCTAACATGCGCGCGGTGTTGGGTGTCCTCCT